Proteins encoded by one window of Flagellimonas lutaonensis:
- a CDS encoding citrate synthase — MSDKAILEYDGNRYEFPVVKGTENELAIDIKTLRSSSSMITLDPGYKNTGSCESAITFLDGEKGILRYRGYPIEELAEKADFLEVAYLLIFGELPNKEQLEKFDQDIKAESHVDEEMKKILDGFPKSAHPMGVLSSLTSALVAFNPTSVDVSSEEAMYRSIVRILAKFPVLVAWTMRKKMGLPLDYGDDSLGYVENIHKMMFKRPNKEYTKNKVVIDALDKLLILHADHEQNCSTSTVRIVGSSHAGLFASLSAGISALWGPLHGGANQAVLEMLQAIQEDGGDTKKYMAKAKDKNDPFRLMGFGHRVYKNFDPRARIIKKAADEVLGDLGIEDPILEIAKGLEKEALEDDYFVKRKLYPNVDFYSGIIYRAMGIPVDMFTVMFALGRLPGWIAQWREMRLRKEPIGRPRQVYIGENLRPFVPLSKR, encoded by the coding sequence ATGTCAGATAAAGCGATACTCGAATATGATGGAAACCGCTACGAGTTTCCTGTTGTAAAAGGTACAGAGAATGAATTGGCAATTGATATCAAGACACTACGTTCATCAAGTAGCATGATTACCCTCGACCCAGGCTACAAGAACACCGGCTCGTGCGAAAGCGCCATTACCTTTTTGGATGGGGAGAAGGGAATTTTGAGGTATCGCGGGTATCCTATCGAAGAACTGGCCGAGAAAGCCGATTTTTTAGAGGTTGCCTATCTTTTGATCTTTGGTGAGCTTCCAAACAAAGAACAGCTTGAAAAGTTTGATCAAGACATCAAGGCCGAATCGCATGTCGATGAGGAAATGAAAAAGATATTGGATGGCTTTCCGAAGTCGGCCCACCCCATGGGGGTACTATCTTCTTTGACCAGTGCCCTGGTGGCCTTTAACCCCACTTCGGTCGATGTGTCTTCAGAAGAGGCCATGTACCGATCAATAGTGCGCATCTTGGCCAAATTTCCCGTATTGGTGGCATGGACCATGCGCAAGAAAATGGGCTTGCCACTCGATTATGGCGATGATTCCCTTGGGTATGTCGAGAACATCCACAAGATGATGTTCAAAAGGCCGAACAAAGAGTATACCAAGAACAAAGTGGTGATCGATGCCCTTGACAAACTATTGATCTTGCATGCCGACCATGAGCAGAACTGCTCTACTTCCACGGTGCGTATCGTGGGTTCTTCACATGCCGGATTGTTTGCTTCCCTTTCTGCCGGTATCTCGGCACTTTGGGGCCCCTTGCACGGGGGTGCCAACCAAGCCGTTTTAGAGATGTTGCAGGCCATTCAAGAAGATGGGGGCGACACCAAAAAATATATGGCAAAGGCCAAAGACAAGAACGATCCCTTTAGACTCATGGGCTTCGGCCATAGGGTTTATAAAAATTTCGATCCACGGGCCCGTATCATCAAAAAGGCCGCAGACGAGGTGCTTGGTGATCTGGGTATTGAAGACCCCATTCTTGAAATCGCCAAAGGTCTTGAGAAAGAGGCCTTGGAAGATGACTATTTCGTAAAGCGGAAGCTATATCCGAATGTTGATTTCTATTCGGGAATCATCTATCGGGCAATGGGCATTCCGGTCGATATGTTCACCGTGATGTTCGCACTGGGGCGCTTGCCGGGCTGGATCGCACAATGGCGTGAAATGCGCCTTCGAAAAGAGCCCATCGGTAGGCCAAGACAGGTCTATATCGGTGAAAACCTTAGACCGTTTGTTCCTTTGAGCAAAAGGTAA
- a CDS encoding glycogen synthase, with amino-acid sequence MNNFLFVAAENDAIPNCKAGGMGDVVRDVPRQIAERGDRVHVVVPSYGRLHQNGTLMTTLYFGLRGQKYKAELYEVPPKREFPNIHHYVIHHPEIEAGGIAHIYHDDPTEPFFTDFVKYVVFCSAVAEAIKVKAFGELNVVHLHDWHSSLVLFLRKYHKDYEDLKKIRFVYSIHNLAIQGIRPFADNYSSLQNWFPDIPIDYAGLKDPRYQDCINLMAVGIRLADAVHTVSPSYKEDILLPSSPPEFIGGEGLEKDLQQVDKEGRLYGILNGCNYKNVNTEAKGHIYRNTVKAIFKWLQEESKKYKADFLAHTGEKIMQYVGNRPKFIASSVARLTEQKFYFFKRSPETFEEILEHLKTVDGIFILLGTGAPEYEELFREMSYKHQNFIFTNGQSESLIDSMYLESDLYVMPSLFEPCGISQMLAMRNGTPCLVHHTGGLKDTVEHMKTGFSFDGTTFDEKLANMLVALDQALDIWKNDPTTWKKIKTNAKRKRFTWKKSVDKYYQLLYKL; translated from the coding sequence ATGAACAACTTCTTATTTGTTGCCGCTGAAAATGATGCCATACCCAACTGCAAGGCAGGGGGCATGGGTGATGTGGTTCGTGATGTGCCCAGGCAGATAGCTGAGCGTGGAGACCGCGTTCATGTGGTGGTGCCTTCTTATGGTAGGCTTCACCAAAACGGTACGTTAATGACAACCCTATATTTTGGCCTGCGAGGACAAAAGTACAAGGCCGAATTATACGAGGTGCCGCCCAAAAGGGAGTTTCCGAATATCCATCATTATGTAATTCACCATCCAGAGATTGAAGCAGGCGGCATTGCCCATATTTATCATGATGACCCGACCGAGCCCTTTTTTACAGATTTTGTAAAATATGTGGTGTTTTGTTCGGCGGTAGCAGAGGCCATTAAGGTGAAAGCCTTTGGAGAACTGAACGTGGTTCACTTGCATGATTGGCACTCGAGTTTGGTACTGTTTCTTAGAAAATACCATAAAGACTATGAAGACCTGAAGAAGATAAGGTTTGTCTATAGCATCCACAACTTGGCCATTCAGGGCATACGACCGTTTGCCGACAATTACTCCTCCCTCCAAAATTGGTTTCCAGACATACCGATTGATTATGCGGGTTTGAAAGATCCACGTTACCAAGACTGTATCAATCTAATGGCTGTGGGCATTCGGTTGGCCGATGCCGTGCATACGGTTTCGCCTTCTTATAAAGAAGATATTTTATTGCCCAGCTCGCCCCCTGAATTCATTGGGGGAGAAGGGTTGGAAAAAGATTTGCAACAAGTCGATAAAGAAGGTCGGTTGTACGGTATTCTTAATGGATGCAACTACAAGAACGTCAACACTGAGGCAAAAGGCCATATTTACCGAAACACGGTGAAGGCCATTTTCAAGTGGTTACAAGAAGAGTCAAAAAAATACAAAGCCGATTTTTTGGCCCATACGGGAGAGAAAATCATGCAATATGTGGGTAATCGTCCAAAGTTCATAGCCTCAAGCGTTGCCCGGCTGACCGAACAGAAGTTTTACTTTTTCAAAAGATCGCCAGAGACCTTTGAAGAAATATTGGAGCACTTGAAAACGGTTGATGGCATCTTTATATTACTCGGTACCGGAGCCCCTGAATATGAAGAACTTTTTCGAGAGATGAGCTACAAGCACCAAAACTTCATCTTTACCAACGGGCAATCTGAGAGCCTCATCGATTCGATGTACCTCGAATCTGACCTCTATGTAATGCCCAGTCTTTTTGAGCCATGCGGAATCAGTCAAATGTTGGCTATGAGAAACGGCACACCATGTTTGGTGCATCATACCGGAGGGCTGAAAGATACTGTTGAACACATGAAGACAGGTTTCAGTTTTGATGGCACCACCTTTGATGAAAAATTGGCGAATATGTTGGTAGCATTGGACCAAGCGCTCGATATCTGGAAAAATGACCCGACAACTTGGAAAAAGATAAAAACGAATGCCAAAAGAAAGCGGTTCACTTGGAAGAAATCCGTCGATAAATATTACCAACTGCTCTATAAACTTTAA
- the eno gene encoding phosphopyruvate hydratase, translating into MSIIINIHARQILDSRGNPTVEVDVITENGVLGRAAVPSGASTGEHEAVELRDGGNDFMGKGVKKAVENVNTVIAEELVGVSVFEQNHIDETMIALDGTPNKSKLGANAILGVSLAVAKAAANELNMPLYRYVGGVSANTLPVPMMNIINGGSHSDAPIAFQEFMVMPVKAKDFSHAMQMGTEIFHNLKKVLHDRGLSTAVGDEGGFAPTLDGTEDALDTISKAVEKAGYKMGEEVMIALDCAAAEFYVDGKYDYTKFEGDKGAVRTSKEQAEYLAELCSKYPIISIEDGMDENDWDGWKLLTEKVGDSVQLVGDDLFVTNVERLSRGIENGIANSILIKVNQIGTLTETIAAVNMAKNAGYTSVMSHRSGETEDNTIADLAVALNTGQIKTGSASRSDRMAKYNQLLRIEEELGDVAYYPQEKAFKVKK; encoded by the coding sequence ATGAGCATCATCATCAATATTCACGCAAGGCAGATTCTAGATTCACGGGGCAACCCGACCGTTGAGGTCGATGTCATCACCGAAAATGGGGTCTTGGGAAGAGCTGCCGTACCATCAGGTGCCTCAACAGGTGAGCACGAGGCGGTCGAGCTTCGCGATGGCGGGAATGATTTTATGGGAAAAGGAGTCAAAAAAGCGGTCGAGAATGTCAATACCGTAATAGCGGAAGAGTTGGTGGGCGTTTCAGTTTTTGAGCAGAACCATATTGATGAGACCATGATTGCCTTGGATGGCACCCCCAATAAATCGAAATTGGGCGCCAATGCTATTTTGGGCGTTTCGTTGGCCGTGGCGAAAGCGGCCGCCAATGAATTGAACATGCCCCTGTACCGTTATGTTGGTGGAGTGAGTGCCAATACGCTGCCAGTACCCATGATGAACATTATCAACGGTGGGTCGCACTCCGATGCACCCATTGCCTTTCAAGAATTTATGGTAATGCCGGTAAAGGCAAAAGACTTTAGCCATGCCATGCAAATGGGAACCGAGATTTTTCACAATCTGAAGAAAGTATTGCATGACAGGGGGCTGAGCACAGCAGTTGGCGATGAAGGTGGTTTTGCACCTACCCTTGATGGCACCGAAGATGCCCTGGACACAATTTCAAAAGCGGTCGAAAAAGCAGGGTACAAAATGGGAGAAGAGGTGATGATTGCCCTAGATTGTGCCGCTGCGGAGTTTTATGTGGATGGAAAATATGACTACACAAAATTCGAGGGGGATAAAGGGGCGGTTAGAACGTCAAAAGAACAGGCCGAGTACCTTGCTGAACTTTGCTCGAAATATCCCATCATTTCCATCGAGGATGGTATGGATGAAAATGACTGGGATGGTTGGAAGTTATTGACAGAAAAAGTGGGCGACAGTGTACAATTGGTGGGCGATGACCTGTTTGTGACCAATGTAGAGCGTTTATCACGGGGCATTGAAAACGGCATTGCCAACTCTATTTTGATCAAGGTGAACCAAATTGGCACGTTGACAGAGACCATTGCTGCGGTCAACATGGCCAAGAATGCAGGTTATACCTCTGTAATGTCGCACCGATCGGGCGAAACAGAAGACAATACCATAGCCGATTTGGCAGTGGCATTGAACACAGGCCAAATAAAGACTGGTTCGGCTTCCCGTAGCGACCGTATGGCCAAGTACAACCAATTACTGCGAATCGAAGAGGAATTGGGTGATGTGGCCTACTATCCACAAGAGAAGGCCTTTAAGGTGAAAAAATAA
- the carA gene encoding glutamine-hydrolyzing carbamoyl-phosphate synthase small subunit, translated as MKYQERKKALVLLEDGTIFYGKAVGNKEGTAFGEVCFNTGMTGYQEIFTDPSYFGQLMVTTNAHIGNYGTHVDEVESDSIKIAGLICKNFSYNYSRPAADKSLEDFLNDNGLLAISDVDTRALVSYIRDNGAMNALISTEVDDISKLKEELKKVPSMKGLELASKVSTKEPYFYGDEKAKYRISALDIGIKKNILRNLAKRDAYIKVFPYNASIEEMQAFDPDGYFISNGPGDPSPLKDAINTTKEILKTNKPLFGICLGHQVLALANGVSTYKMHHGHRGINHPILNLMTGKGEITSQNHGFAINREEAEAHPDLEITHTHLNDQTVAGIKMKYKNVFSVQYHPEASPGPHDADYLFDQFFEAIKASQN; from the coding sequence ATGAAATACCAAGAAAGAAAAAAAGCGCTCGTACTGTTAGAAGATGGCACCATTTTTTATGGCAAGGCCGTAGGCAACAAAGAAGGAACCGCCTTTGGCGAGGTCTGTTTCAATACGGGCATGACCGGTTATCAAGAAATTTTTACCGACCCTTCGTATTTTGGCCAGTTGATGGTAACCACCAATGCCCATATCGGCAACTACGGTACCCATGTCGATGAGGTCGAGTCAGACTCCATAAAGATTGCGGGATTGATCTGTAAAAATTTCAGCTACAATTATTCCCGTCCTGCTGCTGATAAGAGTTTGGAAGATTTTTTGAACGACAACGGACTACTGGCCATTTCAGATGTCGATACCCGTGCCCTGGTCAGCTATATTCGAGACAACGGTGCCATGAACGCCCTGATTTCTACCGAAGTGGACGATATCTCAAAATTAAAGGAAGAATTGAAAAAGGTGCCTAGTATGAAAGGCCTTGAACTCGCGTCAAAGGTGTCTACCAAAGAGCCCTATTTTTATGGTGACGAAAAGGCCAAGTACCGAATCTCTGCACTCGATATAGGCATCAAAAAAAATATTCTTAGAAATCTTGCCAAAAGGGATGCCTACATCAAGGTATTTCCATACAATGCATCCATTGAAGAAATGCAGGCATTTGACCCCGATGGGTACTTCATTTCCAACGGTCCGGGCGACCCTTCACCACTAAAAGATGCCATCAACACCACCAAAGAAATCCTGAAGACCAACAAACCCTTGTTCGGTATCTGTTTGGGCCATCAGGTTCTGGCCTTGGCCAATGGGGTATCGACCTATAAAATGCACCACGGGCACAGGGGCATCAATCACCCTATCTTGAATTTGATGACCGGTAAGGGTGAAATTACTTCACAAAACCATGGTTTTGCCATCAATAGGGAAGAAGCTGAGGCACACCCCGATCTTGAGATCACGCACACCCACTTAAACGACCAGACCGTAGCGGGCATTAAAATGAAATACAAAAATGTGTTTTCGGTACAGTACCACCCCGAAGCGAGCCCTGGGCCGCATGACGCGGATTATCTGTTCGACCAATTTTTTGAAGCGATCAAGGCCAGCCAAAACTAA
- the rplQ gene encoding 50S ribosomal protein L17 yields MRHGKKFNHLGRTAAHRKAMLANMACSLIEHKRINTTVAKAKALKQFVEPLITKSKVSNNQTAEKGTHNRRVVFSNLRNKHAVTELFSTVAEKVGDRPGGYTRIIKLGNRLGDNADMAMIELVDFNELYNAGKPKKKSTRRSRRGGGKKAETVAPATETTKTDDSEE; encoded by the coding sequence ATGAGACACGGAAAAAAGTTCAATCACTTAGGAAGAACGGCCGCCCATAGAAAAGCAATGTTGGCCAACATGGCCTGTTCTCTAATTGAGCACAAGCGAATCAATACCACTGTAGCCAAGGCCAAGGCATTGAAGCAGTTTGTTGAACCTTTGATCACCAAATCAAAAGTTTCGAACAACCAGACTGCAGAGAAAGGCACCCACAATCGTCGTGTTGTTTTCAGTAACCTGAGAAACAAACATGCGGTAACCGAACTGTTCAGTACGGTAGCTGAAAAAGTGGGTGATAGGCCGGGCGGTTATACCAGGATCATAAAGCTTGGCAACCGATTGGGCGATAACGCCGATATGGCCATGATCGAGTTGGTCGATTTCAATGAGCTTTACAATGCTGGTAAGCCCAAGAAGAAATCTACCAGAAGAAGTAGAAGAGGTGGCGGAAAGAAGGCTGAAACAGTGGCCCCGGCAACTGAAACTACCAAAACGGACGATTCAGAGGAATAA
- a CDS encoding DNA-directed RNA polymerase subunit alpha: protein MALLNFQKPDKVIMIDSTDFEGKFEFRPLEPGYGLTVGNALRRVLLSSLEGFAITSVRIDGVEHEFSVIPGVVEDVTEIILNLKQVRFKRQIDDVESETVAVSVSGKEQLTAGDFQKFISGYQVLNPDLVICNMDPKVAINLEVVIEKGRGYVPAEENKKSNAPLGTIAVDSVFTPVKNVKYSIENFRVEQKTDYEKLVFEIATDGSIHPKDALTEAAKVLIHHFMLFSDERITLEADEIAQTETYDEESLHMRQLLKTKLVDMDLSVRALNCLKAAEVDTLGDLVSFNKNDLMKFRNFGKKSLTELEELVINKGLQFGMDLSKYKLDKD from the coding sequence ATGGCATTACTTAATTTTCAGAAGCCCGATAAAGTTATAATGATAGACTCAACAGATTTCGAGGGGAAATTTGAATTTCGCCCCTTGGAGCCTGGTTATGGTCTTACCGTCGGCAATGCACTTCGACGGGTGTTGCTTTCCTCATTGGAAGGCTTTGCGATTACCTCGGTGCGAATCGACGGTGTTGAGCACGAGTTTTCAGTAATTCCCGGTGTTGTTGAAGACGTAACCGAAATTATCCTGAACCTTAAACAAGTGCGGTTCAAACGACAGATTGATGATGTAGAAAGTGAAACCGTAGCTGTTTCCGTAAGCGGTAAAGAGCAATTGACAGCTGGTGATTTTCAAAAGTTCATTTCAGGTTACCAAGTGTTGAATCCTGATTTGGTCATCTGCAATATGGATCCTAAGGTTGCTATAAACCTTGAGGTGGTCATAGAAAAAGGTCGTGGCTACGTACCTGCAGAAGAGAACAAAAAGTCAAACGCCCCATTGGGCACTATAGCGGTCGACTCGGTATTTACCCCAGTGAAGAATGTCAAGTACAGCATCGAGAACTTTAGGGTAGAGCAGAAGACCGATTACGAAAAATTGGTTTTCGAGATAGCAACCGATGGCTCGATCCACCCAAAAGACGCCTTGACAGAGGCTGCAAAAGTTTTGATACACCACTTTATGCTGTTCTCTGATGAGCGCATCACCCTTGAAGCTGATGAAATTGCACAGACAGAGACTTATGATGAGGAGTCATTGCACATGCGCCAGTTGCTGAAGACCAAATTGGTCGACATGGACCTTTCGGTTCGTGCCCTTAATTGCTTGAAGGCAGCAGAGGTCGATACTTTGGGCGATTTGGTATCTTTCAACAAAAACGATTTGATGAAGTTCAGAAACTTTGGTAAAAAATCGTTGACCGAGTTGGAAGAATTGGTCATCAACAAGGGGTTGCAATTTGGCATGGACCTTAGCAAGTATAAATTAGATAAAGATTAA
- the rpsD gene encoding 30S ribosomal protein S4 → MARYTGPKTKIARKFGEAIFGDDKSFEKKNYPPGQHGNNRRRGKKSEYAIQLMEKQKAKYTYGILERQFRNLFAEAKRREGVTGEVLLQLCESRLDNIVYRMGLSPSRRGARQLVSHRHITVNGEVVNIPSYSVKPGDVVGVREKSKSVQSIQSSLEANSSVYEWITWNSEKMEGTFVSVPERIQIPENIKEQLIVELYSK, encoded by the coding sequence ATGGCAAGATACACAGGACCAAAAACAAAGATCGCACGTAAGTTCGGTGAAGCGATTTTCGGAGACGACAAGTCATTCGAAAAAAAGAACTACCCTCCCGGCCAGCACGGTAACAACCGTCGCCGAGGTAAAAAATCAGAGTATGCAATCCAGTTGATGGAAAAGCAAAAGGCCAAGTACACCTATGGCATACTCGAAAGACAGTTTAGAAATCTTTTTGCAGAGGCAAAGCGACGTGAAGGTGTTACCGGTGAGGTACTGTTGCAACTGTGCGAATCTCGATTGGACAACATAGTTTACAGAATGGGATTGTCGCCCTCGAGAAGGGGTGCAAGACAGCTTGTGTCGCACAGGCATATCACCGTTAACGGAGAGGTGGTCAACATTCCATCCTATTCAGTTAAGCCCGGTGACGTTGTAGGTGTTCGCGAAAAGTCTAAATCTGTTCAGTCAATCCAGAGCTCTTTGGAAGCCAATAGTTCTGTCTATGAATGGATTACCTGGAACTCTGAGAAAATGGAAGGAACGTTCGTATCTGTTCCTGAAAGAATCCAGATTCCTGAGAACATCAAAGAACAATTAATCGTCGAGTTATACTCTAAATAA
- the rpsK gene encoding 30S ribosomal protein S11 yields MAKANTKTAKKRKVVVDATGEAHITASFNNIIISLTNKKGDVIAWSSAGKMGFRGSKKNTPYAAQIAAEECAKTAHEAGLRKVKVYVKGPGNGRESAIRTIHNSGIEVTEIIDVTPLPHNGCRPPKRRRV; encoded by the coding sequence ATGGCAAAAGCAAACACCAAGACAGCAAAGAAAAGAAAGGTAGTCGTTGACGCTACCGGTGAGGCACATATCACGGCTTCATTCAACAATATCATCATTTCTTTGACCAACAAAAAGGGCGATGTGATCGCTTGGTCATCGGCCGGTAAAATGGGTTTCAGGGGTTCTAAAAAGAATACTCCCTATGCTGCCCAGATTGCCGCTGAAGAATGTGCAAAAACCGCACATGAAGCAGGTCTAAGAAAGGTAAAGGTGTATGTGAAAGGTCCAGGCAATGGTAGGGAATCTGCCATTCGTACCATTCACAACTCAGGTATTGAGGTGACTGAGATCATCGATGTTACCCCACTACCACACAACGGGTGCAGACCTCCAAAAAGAAGAAGAGTTTAA
- the rpsM gene encoding 30S ribosomal protein S13, with the protein MARIAGVDIPKQKRGVISLTYIYGIGKSRAKEILEKAQVSEDTKVADWNDDEIGRIREAVSAYTIEGELRSETQLNIKRLMDIGCYRGIRHRSGLPLRGQRTKNNSRTRKGKRKTVANKKKATK; encoded by the coding sequence ATGGCAAGAATCGCAGGGGTTGACATACCCAAACAAAAGCGTGGCGTAATTTCGCTCACTTACATTTACGGTATTGGTAAAAGCAGGGCAAAAGAGATTTTGGAAAAGGCCCAAGTAAGCGAAGACACCAAAGTAGCTGATTGGAACGATGATGAGATCGGTCGAATACGTGAGGCCGTTTCAGCATATACTATCGAAGGAGAGCTGCGCTCTGAGACCCAATTGAACATCAAACGTTTGATGGATATTGGATGTTACAGGGGCATCCGCCACAGATCTGGTCTGCCATTAAGAGGTCAACGTACCAAGAACAACTCCAGAACAAGAAAAGGAAAGCGTAAAACGGTTGCCAACAAGAAAAAGGCGACTAAATAA
- the ykgO gene encoding type B 50S ribosomal protein L36, which yields MKVRASVKKRSAECKIVRRKGRLYVINKKNPRFKQRQG from the coding sequence ATGAAAGTTAGAGCATCAGTAAAGAAAAGAAGTGCAGAGTGCAAGATTGTTCGAAGAAAGGGCAGATTGTACGTGATCAACAAAAAGAATCCTAGATTTAAACAAAGACAAGGGTAA
- the infA gene encoding translation initiation factor IF-1: MAKQPPIEQDGTIIEALSNAMFRVELENGHIVTAHISGKMRMHYIKLLPGDKVKLEMSPYDLTKARITYRY; encoded by the coding sequence ATGGCAAAACAGCCGCCAATAGAACAAGACGGAACAATCATCGAAGCATTGTCAAATGCAATGTTTCGTGTAGAATTGGAGAACGGTCATATTGTAACGGCTCATATTTCGGGCAAAATGCGGATGCACTACATCAAGTTGCTTCCGGGTGACAAGGTAAAGTTAGAGATGAGCCCATATGATTTGACCAAAGCAAGAATTACGTATAGATACTAA
- the secY gene encoding preprotein translocase subunit SecY: MKKFIETISNIWKIDELRQRILVTLGLLLVYRFGAQVVLPGIDTSQLAELTSNTEQGILGILNAFTGGAFANASVFALGIMPYISASIVVQLMSIAIPYLQKLDKEGESGRKTKNQITRWLTIGICIVQAPAYLYGLEALGVPNSAFVLGKGLDFIIPAVIILVTGCVFAMWLGEKITDRGIGNGISLLIMIGIIATMPQSFVQEFISRTTNNTGGLMFILIELIIWFLVILASVLLVMAVRRIPVQYARRTASGGYEKNIMGSRQYIPLKLNASGVMPIIFAQAIMFAPSLLGKTFNNTAVGQWMEVQFADIFGLAYNILFAVLIIIFTYFYTAITVPTNKMADDLKRSGGFIPGIRPGKETGDYLDKIMSLITFPGSIFLAALAVLPAVVVKLMDVQPGWALFYGGTSLLIMVGVAIDTVQQVNSYLLNRHYDGLMKTGKNRKVA; encoded by the coding sequence ATGAAGAAATTTATTGAGACCATATCGAATATCTGGAAAATTGATGAACTAAGGCAACGAATTCTCGTTACTTTGGGCCTATTGTTGGTGTACCGTTTCGGTGCACAAGTAGTGCTTCCAGGTATTGACACATCTCAATTGGCAGAACTGACCTCGAATACCGAACAGGGTATTTTGGGCATTTTGAACGCATTTACCGGAGGGGCCTTTGCCAACGCTTCGGTTTTTGCCTTGGGTATCATGCCCTATATTTCCGCATCGATTGTGGTACAGTTGATGAGTATTGCCATTCCCTATCTACAAAAGCTGGATAAGGAAGGCGAGAGTGGCCGAAAGACCAAAAACCAGATTACCCGATGGCTTACCATCGGTATCTGTATCGTTCAGGCACCTGCCTACCTATATGGTCTGGAAGCCTTGGGTGTACCCAATAGTGCGTTTGTGCTGGGCAAAGGGTTGGATTTTATCATTCCGGCGGTCATAATTCTGGTAACCGGTTGTGTGTTCGCCATGTGGCTGGGCGAGAAAATCACCGACAGAGGTATCGGCAACGGTATTTCGCTCTTGATCATGATCGGTATCATTGCCACCATGCCGCAATCGTTTGTACAAGAATTTATTTCTAGAACCACAAACAATACCGGTGGGCTTATGTTCATTCTAATCGAGTTGATCATATGGTTCTTGGTGATTTTGGCCAGTGTGTTGTTGGTGATGGCGGTGCGCCGAATTCCGGTGCAGTACGCGAGAAGAACCGCTTCTGGTGGATACGAAAAAAACATTATGGGCTCCCGTCAATATATTCCCTTGAAGCTGAATGCTTCTGGGGTAATGCCCATCATTTTTGCGCAAGCGATCATGTTTGCTCCTAGTTTGCTGGGCAAAACATTTAACAATACTGCCGTAGGACAATGGATGGAGGTCCAATTTGCCGATATCTTCGGGTTGGCCTATAACATCTTGTTCGCGGTATTGATCATCATATTTACCTATTTCTACACGGCCATAACCGTTCCAACGAACAAAATGGCCGATGATTTAAAAAGGAGCGGTGGGTTTATTCCAGGTATTCGTCCCGGAAAGGAAACTGGAGACTATCTTGACAAGATAATGTCGTTGATCACGTTTCCGGGATCCATATTTTTGGCGGCCTTGGCGGTGTTGCCCGCTGTGGTGGTGAAATTGATGGACGTGCAACCGGGCTGGGCCCTGTTCTATGGCGGCACCTCTTTGTTGATTATGGTGGGTGTGGCCATTGATACTGTACAGCAAGTAAATTCGTACCTGTTGAACAGGCATTACGATGGTTTGATGAAAACCGGTAAAAACAGAAAAGTAGCATAA
- the rplO gene encoding 50S ribosomal protein L15: MDLSNLKPAEGSRNRKGKRIGRGEGSGKGGTATRGHKGAKSRSGYSKKIGFEGGQMPLQRRVPKFGFNNINRKEYQGINLDRLQYLVDERGIKDEVTFDTLIENGLAKKKDLVKILGGGELKAKLKVSAHKFSASAKGAIEKAGGEAITL, encoded by the coding sequence ATGGATTTGAGCAATCTTAAACCAGCTGAAGGTTCACGAAATAGAAAAGGCAAGCGCATAGGCCGGGGCGAAGGTTCTGGTAAAGGCGGTACCGCCACACGTGGCCACAAAGGTGCAAAATCAAGATCAGGTTATTCTAAGAAGATTGGCTTTGAAGGTGGCCAGATGCCCCTACAGCGCCGGGTACCCAAATTCGGTTTCAACAACATCAACCGAAAAGAATATCAAGGCATCAACCTTGATAGGCTACAGTACTTGGTTGATGAAAGAGGAATCAAGGACGAAGTGACCTTTGATACCTTGATCGAAAACGGATTGGCCAAGAAGAAGGATTTGGTAAAGATTTTGGGAGGTGGCGAACTAAAGGCCAAACTTAAGGTTTCGGCCCATAAGTTCAGCGCTTCGGCAAAAGGGGCCATAGAAAAAGCAGGAGGAGAAGCCATCACGCTTTAA
- the rpmD gene encoding 50S ribosomal protein L30: MAKIKVKQVKSAIKRPKDQKRTLEALGLRRIGQVVEHEDTPNILGMVNKVKHLVSTEEA; the protein is encoded by the coding sequence ATGGCTAAGATCAAGGTAAAACAGGTAAAGAGTGCCATTAAAAGGCCAAAAGACCAAAAAAGAACGTTGGAGGCGTTGGGGCTGAGAAGGATTGGCCAGGTGGTCGAGCATGAAGACACGCCCAATATCCTTGGAATGGTAAATAAAGTAAAACACTTGGTTTCCACTGAGGAAGCCTAA